In the Haloplasma contractile SSD-17B genome, one interval contains:
- a CDS encoding DUF6077 domain-containing protein, producing MLYLFVALFFLMFYYLVGSSVIRLLKVTIQGFELIVGFLTVFAIFHVLAVFPTILHVNVTVIYYILFLVFIFLTIVLIKSRTYKRIPDINWFLVLIMLSFTLTYFIFDFIIPDDAAFYLPLIRSVGTIEELYTMNPWTGEIGDFIGYMYYFVTYEVYIGSIASLLGIDSTVFTVNSISAVNIIIILSSWYGFFRYLFKSRDKANKALLMYLFIFVFLNTHLHGIPFTHTAFNFMTNSFTGKALYFYAIVPFLFVLLNNYAIKQKTKTLVLIGILNLILPGLNASIIYLQLMMMLALLIYFLWFKIKTEYTFYGTYLLVSLTPIMVNYLFLIFAPKFEFNSLAFKLGVLTLFLLVILFAGWLMYSRKKMISHKHHVIKRVLVIALITVSLLTIMVLVLSRPSRTEMNIKGWLYAWPSFTEFMFLYGYDLIIFYTLGTLSFLFIRKQANRRIQFIFNHYLIIMAVLFINPITIPFVATFITSLKTYHRVFYILPVSFMIVYYLLHVGRKQLAIWTVLILIPGLSIFHDSEPLNEETHFAYKIDYEVLEVSKKFQDLDGRYRIVGDDRFIRELPSVTTNYHQVIPINKLRMMKYNMFQNAKLLDLYEMIHHNKVVDEPYFKSLVDDYQVEMIIVYHNNPINEFLSSTYKLDTKLSSKSIRIYRVN from the coding sequence ATGTTATATCTGTTCGTTGCACTCTTTTTTTTAATGTTTTATTACTTGGTTGGGAGTAGCGTTATACGACTATTAAAGGTCACTATTCAGGGATTTGAACTAATCGTCGGTTTTTTAACTGTGTTTGCTATATTTCACGTATTAGCCGTTTTTCCAACCATTTTACATGTGAATGTTACCGTTATTTACTACATTCTGTTTCTAGTCTTTATATTCTTAACCATTGTTCTAATTAAGTCGCGAACTTACAAAAGAATTCCGGATATTAACTGGTTTTTAGTACTGATCATGCTCAGTTTTACCCTAACATATTTTATATTTGACTTTATTATTCCTGATGATGCAGCGTTTTATCTCCCGCTAATCCGTTCTGTCGGTACTATAGAGGAACTATATACCATGAACCCATGGACAGGAGAGATAGGAGACTTTATTGGTTACATGTATTACTTCGTTACGTACGAAGTTTATATAGGATCCATCGCATCACTTTTAGGTATTGATTCCACTGTATTCACTGTGAACAGCATATCGGCCGTCAATATCATAATCATATTATCAAGTTGGTACGGGTTTTTTCGCTATTTATTTAAGTCTAGAGACAAAGCAAATAAGGCCCTTTTAATGTACTTATTCATATTTGTTTTTCTAAACACACATTTACACGGCATACCCTTTACACACACTGCATTTAACTTTATGACAAATAGTTTTACAGGAAAAGCACTATATTTTTATGCGATTGTACCCTTTCTCTTTGTTTTATTGAACAACTATGCTATAAAACAGAAGACAAAAACCTTAGTTCTAATAGGCATTTTAAATCTAATACTTCCAGGGCTTAACGCTTCAATCATTTATTTACAATTAATGATGATGCTTGCTCTGTTAATTTACTTTTTATGGTTTAAAATTAAAACAGAATACACATTCTATGGTACTTATCTTTTGGTTAGTCTTACTCCGATTATGGTTAATTACTTATTCTTAATCTTTGCCCCTAAATTTGAATTTAACAGTCTTGCCTTCAAATTGGGAGTTCTTACTTTATTTTTGCTTGTTATTCTATTTGCAGGTTGGTTAATGTATTCTAGAAAAAAAATGATCAGTCATAAGCATCATGTAATAAAACGAGTATTAGTCATAGCTTTAATCACTGTTTCTTTATTAACGATTATGGTATTAGTATTAAGTAGACCGAGTCGTACTGAAATGAATATAAAGGGATGGTTGTATGCTTGGCCAAGTTTTACTGAATTCATGTTCTTATATGGATACGATTTAATTATTTTTTACACCCTTGGAACGTTGAGTTTTCTGTTTATTAGAAAACAGGCAAACAGAAGAATTCAGTTTATATTTAATCACTATCTCATTATCATGGCAGTGCTATTTATAAATCCAATAACAATTCCATTTGTCGCTACTTTTATTACATCACTAAAAACCTATCATCGCGTATTTTATATTTTACCGGTTTCATTTATGATTGTGTATTACTTACTCCATGTAGGCAGAAAACAATTAGCCATCTGGACAGTCCTTATCCTTATACCTGGGTTATCTATTTTTCATGATTCTGAACCACTAAACGAAGAGACTCATTTTGCGTATAAAATTGATTATGAAGTTTTAGAAGTCAGTAAGAAGTTTCAAGATTTAGACGGGCGTTACCGTATAGTAGGGGATGATCGTTTTATACGTGAGTTACCTAGTGTGACAACCAATTATCATCAGGTCATTCCTATTAACAAATTACGAATGATGAAGTATAACATGTTCCAAAATGCAAAGCTCTTAGACTTATATGAGATGATTCATCACAATAAAGTAGTTGATGAACCATACTTTAAATCGTTAGTCGATGACTATCAGGTTGAAATGATCATTGTTTATCACAATAATCCTATTAATGAATTCTTAAGTAGCACTTACAAACTGGATACGAAACTTAGTTCAAAGAGCATTCGTATCTATCGTGTTAATTGA